The following are from one region of the Haloactinomyces albus genome:
- a CDS encoding MetQ/NlpA family ABC transporter substrate-binding protein, with protein MRLRSLVAVLAASAIALTGCSGDTEAAGDSTVRVGVTPQPHGEILQYVKDNLAEQAGISIEIKQFNDYNRPNAAVLHGELDATYHQHKPFLKTYEQERGGDLVWVAPVHLEPLGLYSKKYSSPQEIPNGATITIPNDPSNRARSLKLLEDKGLITLKPGAGQEAGVRDIAENPRNLQLQELSASQIPRTLQDAAAAVVNGNYALKADLDKPIAIESPKGNPYVNGLVTSSAKQDNPEIAKLAELLTSQEVTDFIKREYGGQFVIPAS; from the coding sequence ATGCGTTTGAGATCCCTTGTGGCCGTGTTGGCTGCTTCCGCGATCGCGCTGACGGGATGCAGCGGTGACACCGAGGCGGCCGGGGACTCGACGGTCCGGGTCGGGGTGACTCCCCAGCCGCACGGCGAGATCCTGCAATACGTCAAGGACAACCTCGCCGAGCAGGCAGGCATCAGCATCGAGATCAAGCAGTTCAACGACTACAACCGCCCGAACGCGGCAGTGCTGCACGGGGAACTGGATGCCACCTACCACCAGCACAAGCCGTTTCTGAAGACGTACGAGCAAGAACGGGGCGGCGATCTGGTCTGGGTGGCTCCGGTGCACCTGGAACCGCTGGGGCTCTACTCGAAGAAGTACTCCTCGCCGCAGGAGATCCCGAACGGGGCGACGATCACGATCCCGAACGACCCGTCGAACCGGGCGCGCAGCCTCAAACTGCTCGAGGACAAGGGACTGATCACGCTCAAGCCCGGAGCGGGCCAGGAAGCCGGCGTTCGCGATATCGCCGAGAACCCCCGGAACCTGCAGCTCCAGGAGCTCTCGGCCAGCCAGATCCCGAGGACGCTGCAGGACGCGGCCGCCGCGGTGGTCAACGGCAACTACGCGCTGAAGGCCGATCTCGACAAGCCCATCGCGATCGAATCCCCCAAGGGCAACCCCTACGTCAACGGCCTGGTCACCAGCTCGGCCAAGCAGGACAACCCGGAGATCGCCAAGCTAGCCGAACTGCTCACCTCGCAGGAGGTCACCGACTTCATCAAGCGCGAGTACGGCGGGCAGTTCGTCATCCCGGCGAGCTGA
- a CDS encoding 4-(cytidine 5'-diphospho)-2-C-methyl-D-erythritol kinase, with amino-acid sequence MVPTPITVRVPAKVNLHLSVGDTRADGYHELATVFQALSMVDEVTVRSAEDSGIDVHGEGAGSVPTGPGNLAWKAVRVLAERCGRDPDAPGVQVSIHKGIPVAGGMAGGSADAAATLFGLNALWRLEIGRNELADVAAQLGSDVPFALQGGTALGTGRGERLVPVLARHTYHWVIALDQHGLETPDVYRELDRLRRGSTNNGMGNVEPMLEALASGDPRELALLLGNDLQAATVSLRPGLRRTLRAGVDAGALAGVVSGSGPTCAFLCESADSAVRVAAELSGAGVCRTVRVAQGPVHGARFVGDDRADRPTPPTPPQVHA; translated from the coding sequence GTGGTACCTACCCCGATCACCGTCCGGGTTCCGGCCAAGGTGAACCTCCACCTGTCGGTCGGGGACACCCGCGCGGACGGTTATCACGAGTTGGCGACCGTCTTTCAGGCGCTATCCATGGTCGACGAGGTCACCGTCCGTTCCGCCGAGGACTCGGGGATCGACGTACACGGTGAGGGAGCGGGCTCGGTCCCCACCGGGCCCGGCAACCTCGCGTGGAAGGCGGTGCGTGTCCTCGCCGAGCGCTGCGGCCGGGATCCGGATGCGCCCGGTGTGCAGGTGTCGATCCACAAGGGCATCCCCGTCGCCGGGGGGATGGCCGGTGGCAGCGCCGATGCCGCCGCCACGCTCTTCGGTCTCAATGCCCTGTGGCGGTTGGAGATCGGCCGCAACGAGCTCGCGGATGTGGCCGCCCAGCTCGGCAGCGATGTGCCGTTCGCGCTGCAGGGAGGGACCGCGCTGGGGACCGGCCGTGGTGAACGGCTGGTGCCCGTGCTGGCCCGTCACACGTATCATTGGGTGATTGCCCTGGACCAGCACGGACTCGAAACTCCTGATGTCTATCGGGAGCTGGACCGGCTGCGGCGGGGATCGACCAACAACGGGATGGGCAATGTCGAGCCGATGCTGGAGGCACTGGCCTCCGGTGATCCGCGCGAGCTCGCTCTCCTGCTCGGCAACGACCTGCAGGCGGCCACGGTTTCACTGCGGCCCGGTCTGCGTCGTACCCTGCGTGCCGGAGTGGACGCGGGTGCGCTGGCGGGCGTGGTCTCCGGTTCCGGACCCACCTGTGCCTTCCTGTGCGAGAGTGCGGACTCCGCCGTCCGGGTGGCTGCCGAGTTGTCGGGGGCGGGTGTGTGCCGGACGGTGCGGGTTGCTCAGGGGCCGGTGCACGGCGCGCGCTTCGTCGGCGACGACCGCGCGGATCGGCCCACCCCGCCGACACCCCCCCAGGTCCACGCGTGA
- a CDS encoding ABC-F family ATP-binding cassette domain-containing protein — MVNLVNLESVSKSYGVRPLLDGVSLGVAAGDRIGVVGLNGGGKTTLLEVLSGAEEPDTGRVSHSRDLQMAVVTQRTELPEGATVRNAVLDPHGFTAEHEWAADPKVRSVLTGLGMSRLGLDTPVGDFSGGERRRVALAAALVRDLDVLVLDEPTNHLDVEGVRWLADHLLSRRCALIIVTHDRWFLDTVCNRTWEVTDGRVEQYEGGYADWIYARAERARLAQQAEEKRQNLARKELAWLQRGAKARTSKPKFRIEAAEALISDVPPPRDTVELVSFAKRRLGKTVVELENVDLSIDDRTLLQDVTWRIGPGDRIGVVGVNGSGKTTLLRLLAGEREPDSGRRIEGKTVRLAHLTQELHDLPGHWRVLEAVEDVAKHVVLGKHELSASQLAERFGFGKGRQWTPVEDLSGGERRRLQLARLLMSEPNVLVLDEPTNDLDIDTLQQLEDLLDTWPGTLVVVSHDRYLVERVCDTVVALFGDGGVTHLPGGIEEYLQRRHSLLNSSEQRLGKQAEQNGKPSGAAAAADSRQGGLSGSEQRAARKELSRLERQLDKLGKREDELHEKLAEAATEPERLQTLNTELQTLQDEKDGIETRWLELAGQLG; from the coding sequence ATGGTGAACCTGGTCAACCTGGAATCGGTCAGCAAGAGCTACGGCGTGCGCCCGCTGCTGGACGGGGTGTCGTTGGGCGTCGCCGCGGGCGACCGCATCGGTGTCGTCGGCCTCAACGGCGGGGGCAAAACCACGCTGCTGGAAGTGCTCTCCGGTGCCGAAGAACCCGACACCGGCCGAGTCAGCCACAGCCGCGACCTGCAGATGGCCGTGGTCACCCAGCGCACCGAGCTGCCCGAGGGGGCGACCGTCCGCAATGCGGTGCTCGACCCGCACGGTTTCACCGCCGAACACGAGTGGGCCGCAGACCCGAAGGTGCGCTCGGTGCTGACCGGTCTCGGCATGAGCCGCCTCGGACTGGATACCCCGGTCGGGGACTTCTCCGGAGGTGAGCGGCGCCGCGTGGCGCTGGCCGCCGCGCTGGTCCGTGACCTCGACGTGCTCGTTCTCGACGAGCCCACCAACCACCTCGACGTCGAGGGCGTGCGCTGGCTGGCCGATCACCTGCTGTCCCGGCGCTGCGCACTGATCATCGTTACGCACGATCGCTGGTTCCTGGACACCGTCTGCAACCGCACCTGGGAGGTCACCGACGGCCGCGTCGAACAGTACGAGGGCGGCTACGCCGATTGGATCTACGCGCGGGCCGAGCGAGCCAGGCTGGCCCAGCAGGCCGAGGAGAAGCGTCAGAACCTGGCTCGCAAGGAACTCGCCTGGCTGCAGCGGGGTGCCAAGGCCCGGACGTCGAAACCGAAGTTCCGCATCGAGGCGGCCGAGGCACTGATCTCCGATGTCCCGCCTCCGAGGGACACCGTCGAACTGGTCTCGTTCGCGAAGCGGCGGCTCGGCAAAACCGTGGTGGAACTGGAAAACGTCGACCTGAGCATCGATGACCGTACCCTGCTCCAGGACGTGACCTGGCGGATCGGACCGGGCGACCGGATCGGTGTGGTCGGTGTCAACGGTTCCGGTAAGACCACACTGCTGCGACTGCTGGCCGGGGAACGGGAACCCGACAGCGGTCGGCGCATCGAAGGCAAGACGGTCCGGCTGGCGCATCTCACCCAGGAGCTGCACGACCTGCCCGGACATTGGCGTGTGCTGGAGGCGGTCGAGGACGTCGCCAAGCACGTGGTGCTCGGCAAGCACGAACTGTCGGCCTCACAACTGGCCGAGCGGTTCGGCTTCGGCAAGGGCAGGCAGTGGACTCCGGTGGAGGATCTCTCCGGTGGAGAGCGGCGCCGTCTGCAGCTTGCGCGGCTGCTGATGTCCGAGCCGAACGTGCTGGTGCTCGACGAGCCCACCAACGACCTCGATATCGACACGCTGCAGCAACTCGAGGACCTGCTCGATACGTGGCCGGGCACCCTCGTGGTTGTCTCCCACGATCGCTACCTGGTCGAGCGTGTCTGCGACACCGTGGTGGCGTTGTTCGGCGACGGAGGTGTCACGCACCTGCCGGGAGGCATCGAGGAGTATCTGCAGCGGCGGCACTCGCTGCTCAATTCGTCCGAGCAGCGTCTGGGGAAGCAGGCCGAGCAGAACGGGAAACCATCCGGGGCCGCTGCTGCGGCGGACTCCCGGCAGGGTGGTCTGTCGGGCTCCGAGCAGCGTGCCGCGCGCAAGGAGCTGTCGCGGCTGGAAAGGCAGCTCGACAAGCTCGGCAAGCGCGAGGACGAGTTGCACGAGAAGCTCGCCGAAGCGGCCACCGAACCGGAGCGATTGCAGACGCTCAACACCGAACTGCAGACATTGCAGGACGAGAAGGACGGCATCGAGACCCGCTGGTTGGAGCTCGCCGGACAATTGGGCTGA
- a CDS encoding fatty acyl-AMP ligase, which translates to MSRFMSTLVTSADANTGASARGITTGEPEQPRRRTWGEIHAEALTIAGALRAPEEGAGVEPGAAVAILAADPALIAPTVQAVWLAGGSVTMLHQPTPRTDLEHWAQDTIRVLRMIDARLVLLGSPFEQLADVLARHAIPHRELPGLASMAEPLTEPVDVAEDAAALLQLTSGSSAEPKAVRITHGNLYSNMRAMVTRAELDPDTDVLVSWLPLFHDMGMVGCLTVPMAIGLESVKVTPADFLARPLLWPELISHYGGTVTAAPNFAYAIVGKRMARADDGAFDLSSLRFALNGAEPIDPQAVRTFTDAGARFGMRSECVVCAFGMAEVTLAVSFAPLNRGIELDTVDAAELEKRRRAKPVDAESAHARRFAVLGRALPGLEIEVVDDSGNTLGHREVGKLRVRGDAVTPGYLTVDGPLPAQDAAGWLDTGDEGYLADGRVVICGRRKDVIIMGGRNIYPVDIERSACEVDGVRAGNAAAVRQDPGSRRERFAVVLESGVAGDEMAEKALGKEVAARVVDAVGVRPSAVVVVEPGSLPKTPSGKLKRAATAELVHE; encoded by the coding sequence GTGAGTCGGTTCATGAGCACGCTGGTGACATCGGCGGATGCGAACACGGGTGCGTCGGCACGAGGGATCACGACGGGCGAGCCCGAGCAGCCCCGTCGCCGGACCTGGGGCGAGATACATGCGGAGGCGCTGACGATCGCGGGTGCCCTGCGCGCTCCGGAAGAGGGAGCGGGAGTCGAGCCGGGTGCTGCGGTGGCGATCCTCGCCGCGGACCCCGCCCTGATCGCTCCCACCGTGCAGGCGGTGTGGCTGGCCGGTGGCAGTGTCACGATGCTGCATCAGCCGACCCCGCGCACGGACCTGGAGCACTGGGCGCAGGACACGATCCGGGTGCTCCGGATGATCGATGCGCGCCTGGTGTTGCTGGGGTCCCCGTTCGAGCAACTCGCCGATGTTCTCGCCCGGCACGCCATTCCCCACCGCGAACTGCCCGGGCTCGCGAGCATGGCAGAGCCCCTGACGGAACCGGTCGACGTTGCCGAGGACGCGGCGGCGCTGCTCCAGCTCACCAGCGGTTCCTCCGCGGAGCCCAAGGCGGTCCGGATCACCCACGGCAATCTGTACTCCAACATGCGGGCCATGGTCACCCGTGCCGAACTGGACCCGGACACTGATGTGCTCGTGTCGTGGTTGCCGCTGTTTCACGACATGGGCATGGTCGGGTGTCTGACCGTCCCGATGGCCATCGGTCTGGAGAGCGTGAAGGTCACGCCCGCCGATTTTCTCGCCCGGCCGTTGCTGTGGCCGGAACTGATCAGCCACTACGGCGGTACGGTGACGGCCGCTCCGAACTTCGCTTACGCGATCGTGGGCAAGCGCATGGCCAGGGCCGACGACGGTGCTTTCGACCTGTCGAGTCTGCGGTTCGCGCTCAACGGTGCCGAACCCATCGACCCGCAGGCGGTGCGGACGTTCACCGACGCGGGTGCGCGATTCGGCATGCGCTCCGAATGCGTGGTGTGCGCGTTCGGGATGGCCGAGGTGACGCTGGCGGTTTCGTTCGCGCCACTGAACCGCGGTATCGAACTCGACACCGTCGATGCCGCGGAGTTGGAGAAGCGTCGGCGGGCGAAACCGGTCGATGCGGAATCGGCACACGCCCGACGCTTCGCAGTGCTCGGCCGCGCCCTACCGGGATTGGAGATCGAGGTCGTCGACGACTCCGGCAACACGCTCGGGCACCGGGAAGTCGGAAAACTGCGCGTCCGCGGGGACGCGGTGACGCCGGGATACCTGACCGTGGACGGACCGTTGCCCGCCCAGGACGCCGCCGGGTGGCTGGACACCGGCGACGAGGGCTATCTGGCAGACGGCCGGGTGGTGATCTGCGGGCGACGCAAGGACGTCATCATCATGGGTGGACGCAACATCTACCCGGTCGATATCGAGCGCTCCGCGTGCGAAGTCGACGGTGTACGCGCAGGCAACGCGGCGGCGGTGCGTCAGGATCCGGGCAGCAGGCGGGAGCGCTTCGCCGTGGTGCTGGAGTCCGGAGTGGCCGGCGACGAGATGGCCGAGAAGGCGCTCGGCAAGGAGGTGGCGGCCCGTGTGGTCGACGCCGTCGGTGTGCGCCCTTCCGCCGTGGTCGTGGTCGAACCCGGCAGCCTGCCCAAGACTCCTTCCGGCAAGCTCAAGCGTGCCGCCACGGCCGAGCTCGTCCACGAGTGA
- the pth gene encoding aminoacyl-tRNA hydrolase, producing the protein MTTSGAEKALDGLALIVGLGNPGPRYAGNRHNIGFLVADELADRAGGKFKAHKSGTEVVEGRLAGVRAVLAKPRALMNLSGGPVAGVSKFYKVAAESVIVIHDELDLPYGTVRLKRGGGENGHNGLRSITKSLGTRDYLRVRFGVGRPPGRMDPADFVLKDFSGSERRELGYFVDHCADVVEVLAAEGLEAAQNRFH; encoded by the coding sequence GTGACCACCTCCGGAGCGGAGAAAGCACTCGACGGCCTCGCGCTGATCGTCGGGCTGGGTAATCCCGGCCCGCGTTACGCGGGCAACCGGCACAACATCGGATTCCTCGTCGCCGACGAACTCGCCGATCGCGCCGGTGGGAAGTTCAAGGCCCACAAAAGCGGCACCGAGGTCGTCGAGGGACGACTTGCCGGAGTCCGTGCGGTGCTGGCCAAACCTCGTGCACTGATGAATCTCTCCGGTGGTCCCGTCGCCGGAGTGTCGAAGTTCTACAAGGTCGCCGCCGAGTCGGTGATCGTGATTCACGACGAGCTGGACCTGCCGTACGGCACGGTGCGGCTCAAGCGTGGTGGCGGCGAGAACGGGCACAACGGGCTCCGGTCGATCACGAAGTCACTCGGCACCCGCGACTATCTGCGGGTGCGTTTCGGTGTGGGCCGTCCCCCGGGCCGGATGGATCCGGCCGACTTCGTGCTCAAGGACTTCTCCGGCAGCGAACGCCGTGAACTCGGCTACTTCGTGGATCACTGCGCCGATGTCGTCGAAGTCCTCGCCGCCGAGGGACTCGAAGCAGCCCAGAACCGCTTTCACTGA
- a CDS encoding 50S ribosomal protein L25/general stress protein Ctc: MSEVRLTVEPRTEFGKGAARRTRRAGKIPAVLYGHGSDPKHLSLPAVEFARAIRENGRNAVLTLDVAGSASELALTKTITAHPVKNHVEHVDLLLVKRGEKVTVNVPIVINGDAAPGTLVTQDLNELQLEAEALHIPEQIELSIDGAEAGTMIHASEVSLPRGVTLQTGEEALVVNVTEAPSESDMESDIDTEGAGVVEEASEDETAGEQA; this comes from the coding sequence GTGTCCGAGGTACGTCTCACCGTCGAACCGCGCACCGAGTTCGGCAAAGGTGCGGCCCGCCGCACCCGCCGTGCCGGCAAGATCCCCGCAGTGCTCTACGGTCACGGTTCCGACCCCAAGCATCTGTCCCTGCCCGCAGTGGAGTTCGCCCGCGCCATCCGCGAGAACGGGCGCAACGCGGTGCTGACCCTCGATGTGGCCGGATCCGCCAGCGAGCTCGCACTGACCAAGACCATTACGGCTCACCCGGTCAAGAACCACGTCGAGCACGTGGACCTGCTGCTGGTCAAGCGCGGCGAGAAGGTCACCGTCAACGTGCCGATCGTGATCAACGGCGATGCCGCCCCCGGCACCCTGGTCACCCAGGACCTCAACGAGCTGCAGCTCGAAGCCGAGGCCCTGCACATTCCCGAGCAGATCGAGCTCTCGATCGACGGTGCCGAGGCAGGCACCATGATCCACGCCTCCGAGGTCTCGCTGCCCCGCGGTGTCACACTGCAAACCGGCGAGGAAGCGCTGGTCGTCAACGTGACCGAGGCGCCCAGCGAGTCCGACATGGAGTCGGACATCGACACCGAGGGTGCGGGCGTCGTCGAGGAGGCCTCCGAGGACGAGACCGCAGGCGAGCAAGCCTGA